AACATAGACAAGATTGAGATGTGGTAAAATAATAGGTTAGAAACGACTTTATAAAGGGTTGTTAGAAGCTCGCTTCAGGACAGTTCTAGGGTAGGTGCCGTGTGGTTCACAGTCCTGTTATGAATTTcctaaaaaaatacgtatatcgAAACAGCCGTCTAGTAATAAATACATTTGTGTTTACTGTTAGACGGCTGTTTCGATATACATTTGTGTTTACAATTAGACGGCTGTTTCGATATACATTTGTGTTTACTATTAGTTGCTCGGTGACGAATTACTTGGACTCATTCATGACTCCGACACCTTATCAAAAGGGTACTTACAAGGTTCGTGTCACGGCAGACACATCACCGTGAATGCGCCACCATGGACGCATCACCCTACCCTGTACAGATCGCGCAatataactttgcctccgagcggCCACTGAGTAAAACGTTACGAGTATCACGCTACCTGTTACTTACTTTGCATGATACTCGTCCGTGTGTGATCCTATGTTTTTCGAATCGAACGGCTGACTCACGGCCTATTTAGTGGCCGCTCGGAGGCGAAGTTATATTGCGCAATCTCTACTCCACCATCAAAAAGGGGGTACACATAATAGGACCCCAAAAACATGAGAGAACAGTTCCGAAACGCGACACCGTCTAAACAATCAACCCTTCGACACCCGATACCTGGGAGACCCAACGTGGTCACCAGCCTTCGCCCGTCACAAAGCTGTTTAGTCTCGCGTACCGTATAcatcatttttacatttttaaaaattataaaaaaataagattcacattgtgaatttttacatttttaagagaaaaaagaacctacagaaatgaatatttttccaaaattgttttacagttgtgcttggttaatcaaaagacaactatcccgcacccaggccaactgaaaattcaaatttaaattttcgcctatatagtatcgcacCGCCCTACTATACATATGTATCACAGAGTCTAAGTCCCTGCCATAAAATCCTTGAAGGCAGGCCAGCATGGGGCCATCCGCCCTCGATCTTACCCTTAAATTCGGTGACCCTAACAAATAATAACATATTTACTTTTTTATCATGTTTACTTCTCAGAAATTATTAAGTGTGCCATCTATTCTGTAGGTACATCTATGAATGTAAAGCTGTGCCTCTCGAATTAAATTGCTACAAGCTCTGTCTTAACTGTCTTTAGACTTTTAAACCCTcgcaaatattaatttaatgtgGATAATGCCTTCAGCACTTTCTAAGTTAACAACATAAATCTGTTTTAGCTCAGATCGAGGATAAGATAGTAGTAACGATAGAATCAGTGTTAATACTGTTAATAGATAGGTATATAtgcgagagaaaagaaaagtgtACGCAGAGATACGTTAAATCAACGGTTTGGTGAAGTGCACGGATATCTACGGAATTCTTAAAATAGATTTTATCAAACATGTAGCCTTGAacgtattatttttctcttgaaTATGTAATTTATTTCTTCTGATGAGAAACTACCCGCAAATGGGCCACCTCTGACCACTGGAGTAATTTTGACcacaaaattagattttacaacAAATTCCACTAGCATCTACTCACTACTGCATAACAGGTACATACCTATTATTCCCAGGCAAACTGCATCTTGAAGTAGACAATTAAAGTTCTCCAGGCCTTTTGTCTAAGAATAATACCTGTTATATAATAGATgctaggggaatttgttttaaagGGTAAAGCCACGGTGATAGGGCCAAAAATGGTAGGATAAAtttggaggtgattttaaagaaatttatgaactttattaaaaatgtaacataaggtTCTTAGGATATGTataaaaacgaacaaaaaaaaacatttttccggatttttttaataaaaaatcgcgGTCCAATAGCCGCACAGCCGATACGTATTTTCCATTTGAATCATTTCGCGGTGGAAATTTTCACGTCCACACTTTTGGGGCTAGAACAAAAaggcaaaaagttttgtaatctACACACTAAATACTAGAGAAGTACCCAAGATTTCGAacaatattgatttttcaaggaATGGCGAATATTTGAAAACAATCCTTTTTTTGGTAGAAAACTCAAGGTGATGAGAAAATTCAAATTCCGTTCTTTCAAGTcaatatttttagaaattttgggtacttctctagtatttagtgtgtaaattacaaaactttttgcctTTTTGTTCTAGCTCCAAAAGTGTGGACGTGAAAACTTCCACCGCGGAATGATTCAAATGGAAAATactcaaaaaaatgttttttttgttctttttcataCATGTTATAAGAACCTTATGTTACATTCTTAACAATTTCATTACATTCTTTTCCAAGAAAAAAGAATAACGAATACAGGCGCTATCACCACTTCAATTTTCCTCCCGATGTACCGAATCTCGAACTTCAGGTTCATCACGGTCCACGTTTGGATTTGAAAATAATTCccatttaaacatatttaatttgCAAATAGACTCACACACATTAGTAGTCAGATTTAAAACTTCttctgaatttattatttcataaaTCCACACACTGTAcgttaaaaattcattttgcgatgaattttaataactctCGCACCCATAGGTATACATGTTCGCTATCCGCCACTACCAACTCAGTAATATACATACACCATGACTCAAGGTGGCAGCActgaatgtaaaatataaagtgTTTAAAACCATCCAATTGTAAGTGTGAAATTCGAAATCATAAAAGTCATGTCGAAAGAATCACTTATAGACCAACATGTTGCAAAACATTCGGCAAGTAAGACAAACAATAAACAATCGCTGCGTTATCGCAATGTTTTTCAATCGTTTTAAATCATATTAGTATTCGTCGCCAATGACACCCGTTTCTGCTTATCTCTTGTTTATAATGTACAAGATACGGGACTCAGTCCGTTATCACGTAGTACTTGCTGGATTAACGTCAGCCTGGTGAAAGGCAAACCAACTTCGACGAATAGTTTTACGCAACATAGCTGCACGGCAGTTACGAAAGAACGCGGATTTCGGGCGATTGGCGATGTATGTACCAACGCGATCGTTTCCAGAACTGCTACACTTATATATTTTCTGGATTACAGTATAAATTCATGCCGCCCCGTGTCATCGTATTGCACTCGAACTGACGAATTAGAGCAGGGAAGGTCTATCGGAATGAAATAATCGATCATTTGGTGTCCTATTTCAAGAACATGCTGCGATATTATGCAGCGTTCACATCATCCCCGTGATGCTACAAAACAAACGTGATTCTGTTccttttgtttttcattttatAACCATTACATCACGTACCGATGGGTACCTAAATGCACACGATCAGAGTACCAGACTTTCAGTATCCTCATTCTCCCACTGTTACATATTACGAATTAAATTTCTTCGATGACAGTTCCGCATAGTGGATCTTCAAGTAAACACGCGTTAGTATTTTAATGTCGTTAGTTACAAGTTTTTGAACACAGATAAAGAATTTagtgtaaaaagaatttttactgATACGTGAAGCGGCGATTAGAATCAAGCAAGTCATAGAAATGAAATCTACGGTTGCCTGGCGGAAAGTGGCGAATTTGCAAGCATTTTATTATGTATCGTGCGAACAGGAAATAGGTACCAATTAGAAAGTGGCGATTAAATCGGGTATGGAACAGTATCTTACCTTCGTAATGTGAATTTGAAATGGTAACAGTTCCTTCGCCCCCTGTTTTTGCATGGATCTTCTCCGAGGGGGTTCTAACATTAATTCACGTACGCGTGCGTCAATAATTATCACGGTCACGAGTATCCAAGTGAAAACGAAAATGCGGAAAAGTTTCGGAAAAGAAACATTCGGTTTCACTGTCAATTCGTGCCACGCGGGCTTATCGTTTGTAGGAGTTGAACATAGCTGCGAGTACTAATCCAGCGGTCATAGATCTTTCGTATGTATGTACGATGTAAACTGTAGGGGACACGTTCATGATAGGCGAACCATGATCCCCGATCCGTTCGAGAAATATTTCGAGGCATGCGGTATCATGCACAGCACCATACACCGTTTACTTTACATCGTGGAACTTCTAACACTTTCTGTACAGCTACGGAAAAACGTGGCCGCTACGCGAACTTCTGTCACCCACGATCGTAACGCGACTCGTGGAAACAAATAGCGTTACGTGCTAGCAATAGACATCACGAGATGTCGTACCGTAAGCACAGATCATTGACAATGTCGTGATTTCGACTTGCTCGCGCCATCCGGTGGTGGACTGTGTGAAACAGAATGTTACTTACCGTTACCACAGATcaagtatagaatagacctctCATCCTATTGTCTTCAGAGTCTTCGTTCTGAAGTACcgatattgggaaatactgtgagagcgtcatctactaaagtaagctcggtaatcgggtcaatcgcgttacaggactggtgtcacacaagtattgaaatagtgcaataatgtttttgtcattaaattagctgtcaaattttacaaaatcgatcatcaaacagtcgaaattcccaatactgccaataacaggtgacaactaacccgattagactgctttaattttccccaccagatggcgtagcggaaataagaaactgCCAATAAACTCGTGTTACGAGCCAGAATGGACAGTCTCGCAGTTCTCCCGcaacccatgctgtggttagcgaCGTAACAGtttcggctgttgcccgggtcccataACTTGAGAAGGTATTTGaaccctaaagggcaggccaGCTATAGGTAGTGTTAATCAATCCTAACCTGCCAAATGTCAAGTAAGGTAAGTGGTCAAAATTTTTGAAGTGTCACAAGTTTTTACACGatataggacactgaattattgtctcaattaacaaggtagcTCGCCAAAATGatttaatagactttttataaAGAGTTCATAAAaacgaaggggacgcacagacttggaagttgtcggGTGAAAGTTTGACAGAGTaacatcttctttcgcacaagtttctgtaaatttgttgaataaggtaaatcgacgaaatttgtcaaaagactaGCATTAagatagcattaagaattaagaaaattatggcggactgcttgcaatgtagagcaagacACATTACTGGAGAAAGTATGCTGAAAACACAACTCCCTTCacacttttcaatcttttgtgaaagacattcgtaatactttaaaatccacagtagttgccacgctattcattaatcttattagtttcccattaacaatacttcacttcaccaataaacatactaaattaaatttattccaacatcaataaattgtgcgttaaaaatattggatctcttcgttcactttcgctgaattaccattggcatttaaatttcctgcaacaggACTTTCTGCTATACGCTCTCACCTtcttcggacacattttgtagtctctacacttactacAGCAAAAGGCCAccctatttctatataagttctatgataagttataactaaaacgtggattttatatatttacagataatcaaaGCAGAAGctgatgcagtgtgatctatgtcggagaaaaaaatttaatgggaAATAGTATTATATTCATTAAACGaattattaaatgattttatttagcttcgatcctctatTTCTAGTATGTTTGGTTCATATTGGAATagtcaaatttaaaccaattccaccaatccaattgtcttgaagctttacAGGCGTGTGTAGtgtggatgacaatacaatatatttaaaaagaaaataacccGAGGGGGTGAACAAATTATATACtcatcaataaacactacaaaatgtgtgaaatcatcacaaaattacctttttgaagaaaaggtacaaaaaacAGCTCTAAGTATACGCGCGTAAAGAAATGTTGCGAAaccaaaaaaatgttgaaattggCTTGGTATAAATAAAACAACACAAGTcaccactgagacaagaaagaaagaaacagattaatgcaatttatagatatttattcagtttagcaacaccaattcggagcacAGCGCCAAgtatattgaataaaatatttattggtaatgaaatatttatttttataaaaatatatctgcttaatattattatcttcttcgtttatatatatagtatatcaTTAGTCttgtaaagatattaatttacgacattatttttaaatgggattcttttttatGGGACTATTACCCTCAtggcacagacgtcttaaagacgtcaatTGTACGTCCGTTGTAGGTCTGGATGATTTTACGACACGCGtttactgtggcacatgtatccagctgatgcttcagttttgctatgatttcaCGATGGCAGTCTTCCTGAGTAGGCGTTATCTCGTATCCACTACGTGAACTAACTTTCTCCCATGACTTTGTATTATcgtcaatatggcggaactcgtatttgggtaTGCATTCACGAAATTATGTTTTTCGTGCTTATATGAGAAGATTTTGGGCTGAATGAGGGCTCATTCGAAAGAGAAAGGTTCAATACAGCGCGTTCTGGTTATCGTtggagtcacaaaactcttttagcgACCTAAAACTACTTGGCTTCTGCGGGTGCACTTTTGTCGATTTTAGCTCTACTTTGGATACTTATATTATTAGATATccacactcatattattagatatccaATCTTCCTCTTTCAAATGAGCCCGCATCCAGCCTAAAAGCTACTCATATAAGaacaaaaaatgtagtttcccaaacccatgtttctggctagattatgtcggtatacaaATCGCTGCCTGTCGTACATTCTTCTACCTTATGTCGCTAAAGTAGGTGATGAcattaaaatagtaaaatatcACATATTTTCTGAATCGCCGAAAATCTTTCTcgcaaacattatttctatgcaaaatgaaactatgtgtaaaattttcaaaaacggtTTCGAATGTAGGCCCAGATTGTCACAATGAATGTTGAAAGCCTAGAATTTCGGAAAACTTCATATCAATGAGTAAGAATCTTTTAATCGCGATGTCTGATCGATCTTATTTGTTGTTCTTCGCTAAAGAAAGTGGAAGGATGATCATATTGAGGAATGTTTGTGAAAACCCAGATAGTTGTTTCGTTTTAAAAAGTTTGTGGCCCTGAAAAGGACCAATGTTATTGTGATCGTGGAATGATTATTTCTTCGCCGAAGCCTTTGCAGCTTTCGGTGATTTGGCGGTCTTCGGCTTTGGAATTTTTGTCTTGGCCGCTGGCGCTTTCGTAGCCTTCTTTGTCTTCGACAGATTTTTTGTCTGTGCTACGGCCGTCTGTTTTGCGGCTGCTTCCGCCTTCTTTGCAGCAACGGTCTTTGCTTTCTTCGGGGAGGGTGACTTCTTGGGTTGCACCGCGGCTGTTTTCTTAACAGCAGCCCGTTTCTTCGGCACTGCGGCCTTTTTCGGGGTCACCTGTTTCGCCCCAGCTGGCTTCTTTTCCGTGGTGGTCTTCCTCACTTCTCGTCTCGACTTACTCTTGGTCTCTGGACCCTTTGGAGGGGTGCCGGATAGCTTGAACGAGCCGGAGGCGCCCTTCCCCTTCGTCTGCATAACTGCGCCGGAAATCACGGCGGTTTTCAAATACCTCTTGATAAATGGAGCCAGCTTCTCGCCGTCCACCTTGTACGTAGATGCTATGTACTTCTTGATGGCCTGCAACGACGATCCCTTGCGGTCCTTCAGCTCTTTGATGGCAGAGTTCACCATCTCCGAAGTTGGTGGATGCGAGGACTTTGGCCGTTGAGACTTTGCCGCCTTTGATTTGGCGGCTTTCTTTGACGGAGTCGCATTCGTCGACTGATTATCCGCCGCCGTTGCGTTCCCGGAGCTACTTTTATCCTCCATTCTTAGAAATTATACGACgatcgtataaaaaaaaaagagaattccAGATAAGTTTTGTAGTAAACCGTTCACAGATTCCGCTTCGATCTATCAGAATTAAACGACGATCGCTGCTTAGACTCTCATACTTGCTGCGGCAGCACGGACCACGGAGGAAACCCCCACCTATGTTTCTGATATCACGTTGCCGGGAATCAGAGACTCCTTGGTGCATCCTGCCGATTTAAACCAAGATTCGTCCTTTTAAAAGCATTTATCATCTGccagaataattaattattgtcgGCAGTGTCTCGCACTGTCGTTGTGCCCCTTCTTCGGCCTCAGTTTCAACCATTTCATCTCGACGAACTCACGCAGAGACATGGTCGTTCTCTGGGACAGGGTAGACCGACgcggaaaattaattaaaaaacaggAAAACGTATAAATAAGCATGGCTTATTTTTTGCAATCGAGTGTCCTGATGTTAGGGCTAATAATTGATATGCTATAATCCGCGCCAGGTAACGGTTGTTGGCGGGAATTCGAAGAGTTCCGCACGGTGGGAAATACAAAGATCGGGAAGACGCAACAGGAATGAACGACGTGATATTCGCTCGAACAAAATGTTTATTGAAACTGGTGAAATTATAGTGGAGTGGAAATATGAGCAACACTTCGAACATTGATTTATTCGGAAAATTACTCGTTTGCAAATGGGAAATATAGCTCCTTTACGGGGTCATTCCGTGGAAACTACGCCGTTGCGTTGAAATCGATGTTTCTTCTTCAAAAACGAAAGTTTATGCACaaatgtgccggtgattatgaaagtaatgTAAGGAGAAAAACCTCCCAAAATTGAGAGTTCTCTTTTATTACgttatattgatttatatttcaatattatgaaataactgttGCAAAATAGCCGTCAAGTAAGCAATTACATGATGGTGCCACTTTCGTAATGAGCCGCGACAGTTTCACGTTCATTTCCATAGTGGTGTAAATCATTTGTTCTCCgtaagtaattttttaagaaaggaaataattacatatttttgtattatgtattaaCCTTAGATGGgggcaagaaaagaaaaaagaaagaaaacgagAAATATACTTAATTATGCTGAAAATATGAGAAATGTTCGGAGAAGTAGTGGTAAAGCATTCATTACCAAAAATGGCGACGTTGTTAGTGGCAAAGTATcatgtttgaaaataaaaattgctttcgTGGgccaaaatatttgaatttattaagttgTGAAGATCGAAAAATTGCGTTTCAGCAGTTTTGGAATTTGCGAGACatttaaaaaacacattttcgtaTAAGTTACTCGACATTTTATATGCTGTGAAATAGTTTGTTCAATaacgtaaaaatattttctaatacaCCAAAACGCAACAGTCTTAATatatctcgaaacaaaaaatacctgacttacgccactttcatacTCACCGGCGCAAACGTGAATTATGCAATTTGAATTTGGTACGAAATAATGTATGTTTTAATGAATGGCTCCATTACTATTGATTAAATTACGAAATGCGATGGTATAACATGATATATAAAGAACAACTCGTTATAATCGACGACGCAATAAGTCTACTATATATATGGACACGTGTTTACGAGCTTGTACGTATGTTTCCTTCTACATGAGAATTAATTagaataacttttgaaataccACAGATCGTATTTCAAGTAAAACAAAGTGTCATAAGGAATGTTGGATATTCAGAATACCTAATAATAGAAcaaatcgacgcgcgttacgaagagtagcacgtttcatttttttttcttacggacaactgcatgtagaaaaaatgaaacgtgctactttttttAACGCGCGTCGACATGGTCTTTTACGGACCATGTCCCGTTTGAAGGAAACTCTGAGTAATGTAGACATGACTCACATTATTTAAGACGAGATCCTTTATCAACCGCTTAAAATATGAATGGAGTGAAATGGTAACTTAAACGTACCTTCCAGTTTTGACTAATAATAAGATAATAACCATGCAGATcatgtttttaactttaataCTCTTATAAGTGTTGAACAGTGTATCGACAGGAATAATGCACAAAAGTTTAAACTACAGTATTCTAAAAATATACAACGGTAGAATCCTTGCTAAAAACAATTATGTTCATGGTTTTAATAGCAAAGTGGATGTGCATGTTACCCTCCATTGCTTATCGGATGCGTCGAATCATTGTTCTGTAAGTATAGGTACGCCTATTCTACTTGCACCCTAAATCTCAGTGTTACCATGTTAAGAACTATAAAACATGTTTCTTTCGCGTACTTATATAAAAGTTCAATCAACAAGTAGTAATGCACTGGATATTTCCAACTTGTTCCTGGGGATTTCTGAATGGGAAttactacactgcattccattttagagcggactcgttccgcgcagggatataccgttgattggtaggaaaccggcaggggaAAGTGCTGACCAATCGtaaaagtgctacgaccaatcgcgcgtcAGATACGTGGGAGCTGCACAGATCGGTGGGGGCGTAggtccgctcttatatggaatggatgTGCTGTATTTAGAAAGAGTAGCATGGTTCGAACGAGCTATCCTAATATTCATTGAATGCACTGCTCTTTAGGGAATTATGTTATTGGTTATGGTAGGATAAAGTATTTTCTACCTCCGTAGCCATTGAAACACACTGCTCTAAAATATCTGGGTATTCAGTAAAGCTGCTGCTTTTATGAGCTGTAGTGGGATTGTCGTTAGGTacatttttatagtttaaacCAATGTTAACCTCGTTCGAGTatttggtggccctgaaaagggCCGATTTTTGCTGCGTAGTGGTATATGATGGGACAATTAACCGCCAAAACCGTACAAGGTTCTTCCTTGTCGCTTCAAAGCGTAGACGACATCCATGGCAGTCACAGTCTTCCTCTTGGCATGTTCAGTGTAGGTCACAGCATCGCGGATGACGTTCTCAAGGAAAACCTTCAACACGCCTCTGGTTTCTTCGTAGATCAATCCGGAAATACGCTTCACACCACCACGACGAGCGAGACGACGAATGGCTGGCTTCGTGATACCTTGGATGTTATCACGAAGAACCTTCCTGTGACGCTTCGCTCCTCCCTTTCCCAAACCCTTTCCTCCCTTTCCACGGCCAGTCATTTTGATCGATACAAGTGCTCGGGTTCACGGTTACTTGTGAAGTATGCTGCTTTAGTCGAAAAACGGTGGTTTATATAGTACTACGAAACTTGACCTCCCACCATCTTTTACGATCCAATCATACAGCACCAAGGGGATAATCCCTTCCACTTCTGTGTCGACCAATCAGGTCTTGGTTGAAAGTGCATATAAGTGACGCAGTTGTCGGCGTGAAGCAAATTCGATTGGAAAACAAAAGCGTTCGTATCGTGTCAAGAATAATGGCTCGTACAAAGGCAGCACGTAAAAGTGCTCCTGCAACTGCTGGCGCGAAGAAACCTCATCACTACAGGCCAGGAACTGTAGCCCTTCGCGAAATCAGAAGTTACCAGAAGAGCACTGAACTGCTGATCCGGAAACTTCCGTTCCAACGTCTGGTTCGTGAAATCGCTGAGGACTTCAAGACTGATCTTCGTTTCCAAAGCTCCGCTGTGATGGCTTTGCAGGAAGCTAGTGAAGCTTACCTTGTTGGATTATTCGAAGACACCAACTTGTGCGCAACTCGCGCTAAGCTCACCATCATGCCTAAAGACATCCAACTGGCACGTCGCATTCGTGGAGAGAGAGCTTAAATTTTCCCTACTCTAGTAACAACCGGCCCTGTTCAGGGCCAAAAATAATTCCGAATGTATTAACCTGAGGTTTCAACAACATATCATTTTCGGAAATTCGAAGCCTGGTTGGCGTCATCCCATCCTAGGGATTTAAAGTACATGTCCCTATGGCATGGATGCATTCCCAAGGAAAGTAACTTTATAACTTCACAGGCCATTCGAAGGGTCGGAATTTCTGTCAGGTGGAGGATAATCTTTCTACCCAACGGAGTCGAACCCTGAATACAACAGGTTCCTTACATGTCAAAATTCTTTAACGGACCCTAATCCAGTTGTGTCGCTCAAATCATCGAACAAAGTTATTTCAGCTATGTACTATTACATGtacagtgggccacaaaagtattcggacactGTATCTATTCATGGAACTCAAAATTCACTGATACTGTATCTGCATATTTGCTCCTTTAAACATACGGGCTGTACAAATGGATAAGGAGAAAACTAAATAGGGATCATGTCCGCGGAAAACCAAAATCTAAATTAGGATTCCGTATGACTTCAAATTATGCTTTGTCGATTATCATTAAGTAGTGAAAGAAAATGTCGCAGAGAACCAG
This portion of the Andrena cerasifolii isolate SP2316 chromosome 9, iyAndCera1_principal, whole genome shotgun sequence genome encodes:
- the LOC143372933 gene encoding uncharacterized protein LOC143372933 is translated as MEDKSSSGNATAADNQSTNATPSKKAAKSKAAKSQRPKSSHPPTSEMVNSAIKELKDRKGSSLQAIKKYIASTYKVDGEKLAPFIKRYLKTAVISGAVMQTKGKGASGSFKLSGTPPKGPETKSKSRREVRKTTTEKKPAGAKQVTPKKAAVPKKRAAVKKTAAVQPKKSPSPKKAKTVAAKKAEAAAKQTAVAQTKNLSKTKKATKAPAAKTKIPKPKTAKSPKAAKASAKK
- the LOC143372934 gene encoding histone H4; this translates as MTGRGKGGKGLGKGGAKRHRKVLRDNIQGITKPAIRRLARRGGVKRISGLIYEETRGVLKVFLENVIRDAVTYTEHAKRKTVTAMDVVYALKRQGRTLYGFGG
- the LOC143373412 gene encoding histone H3-like, whose amino-acid sequence is MARTKAARKSAPATAGAKKPHHYRPGTVALREIRSYQKSTELLIRKLPFQRLVREIAEDFKTDLRFQSSAVMALQEASEAYLVGLFEDTNLCATRAKLTIMPKDIQLARRIRGERA